Genomic segment of Iocasia fonsfrigidae:
CTTTTTTCAGGCTCAATTATAAGGTAATTATAGGGGGCCCTTTTCGGGCCTTTTTATTCTAGAATGTTTTGGATGGAGAGATTAAATGAAATGAAAAGACCAACAATAAGTCTTTGTATGATTGTTAAAGATGAGGAAGAAAATCTTAAAAGGTGTTTGGATAGTGTCAAGGGTTTAGTTAAGGAAATAATTCTGGTGGACACAGGTTCAACAGATAATACATTACAGATAGCTCAAGCTTACGGGGCAAAAATTATTAATTATAAGTGGGTAGATGATTTCAGTAAGGCAAGAAATAAATCATTGGCGGCGGCAGGGGGAGACTGGATATTATATCTTGATGCTGATGAGGAGTTACCTGAAGTAAGCCGTCAAATGTTAAAAAAAATAATTAACGCCCCTGATATTGAGGGTTACTTCTTTCAAGTTCTTAATTATACAGGTAAAAAGAGGGACTATTCGCAACTGGTACATCAGAGTTGCCGTTTGTTTAGAAATAGATTGGATTATCAATTTCAGGGAAAAATACATGAACAGATCCTACCTTCAATCTATCAATATTCTTCCCAGACCCAGGTTTTGAAGACGGATTTAAAGATAATTCATTATGGATATATGTCTGCTAATAGTAAGCGGAAAGAAAAACTGGAGAGGAATATTCGCATACTTAATAAAGAATTAGAAAGGTTTAGAAGTAATTCTTTTTTAGAATACCACCTTGGACTCTCTTATTATGAATTAGCAGATAAGAAAAAGGCCCTGGCCTGGTTTAAAAAGGCCTACAGTCATCTGGAAAGGGGTTATTCCTTTAGTCCAACTTTAATCAGGAATATTGGTCTTTGCTTATTTGACCTACAGGAATATAGTGAAGTGATAGGATTTATTGATTATGAGTTAGATAATTACCCTGACTATACAGACCTTTATTATTTAAAGGGATTGGCGTTATTAAAAAACATTAATTACTCTCAGGCGATAAAAGAATTTGAACAATGTCTTTTAATTGGGGAAGTCTGTGGTAAATATACAACAACTGTTGGGGTAGGTAGTTTTTTAGGGCATTATAATCTGGCTAATGCCTATAAAGGGCGTTATGAGCGGGAAAAAGCAATAAAACATTACAGGGAATCATTAAGTGTAGAACCTGATTTTTTAGACCCCCTTTACCCACTGACAAAACTATTAAAGGAGAAATATCAAAACCCAGCAGAACTTATTTCATATCTGGAAACAGAATTTGATCTGTCCAGCTGGCAGGGTTTTATTATTCTGGCTGATTTATGTGCTTCTATCAGGGAAGATGCTCTAGCAGCAAATTATTTAGCAAGGGTAGCAGTAAATACTAAACTTCCTTTAGAGGCAAGGCTGTTATATGCTAAATCACAACTTGCTTTAGGCAGATATAATCAGGTCTACAGGGATTTTACATGCTTAATAGCAGAAGGTATTGAGTCGGAAACTTTTATTATTGAGTATTTTATAGCTTGCTGGTTAAAGAATTCTGCTGAGGGTATTGATAAGCTGACAGAAATTATTCAGGGGCTGTCTGATCAAGGGTTAAAATATATTTTATCCAGTATGAATAATATCTGTTGTGACAATCAGCAGAATATGGGATTAAAGAATAAGTTAAAAAAAGGGATTCAGAAATTAATTAATAAATATAGACAAAATGATGCTGAACAAAAACATACTATCAATGATTATCAGCATAAACTCATTTATGTTCTGGAAAAAATCCTTCGCTACAATGCCTATGAATTATTTGATACCTTGACTGGTAAATTAATTACTGATTTAGGGATAGATGAGTGGGAAAAGGATTTTATTATTGGGGAGATATATTATAAGTATGGTTATTATAATGAGGCCAGCAGGGAATTTTTAAAGAGTCTGGATCATGGTGGTGAAGATGACCGACTTTATTATTATCTTGGCTGCATCTGCGAAAAGAGGGAACTACTGGCTGATGCTGAGAATCTCTACTGTTATGCCTTAAATAATAATGAAAGACTGCTAAAATATCACCTGGCTGTAGTAAGGGTAGCACTCAAAAGGGCCCAGAAGATAAGTAGCTGGGTTTTAAAAGAAAAACCAGAGGCAGCTTATTTTCTCAAAGAAGAAAAAACACTAAAATACCTTTTGGGAAAACTGGGTTAGGGGTGGTTTAATGTCTGATAAATTATTGAGTGTCTGTTTGATTACAAAAGATGAGGCCCAGAATCTGGCTACTTGTTTAAAAAGTATCAAGAACCTGGCCGATGAAATCATAGTTGTTGATACAGGTTCTACTGATAATACAGTTGAAATAGCCCGCAAATTTGGGGCCAGGGTATATGTTTTTCCCTGGAATAATAATTTTTCAGCAGCAAGGAATTTTGCCCTTAAACAGGCAGAGGGATGCTGGGTTTTTATTATTGATGCTGATGAAGAGCTTAAAACAATTGCTAAAAAGGAATGGATGTCACTACTTAATGATCAGGGGAAAGAGGCTTATTTTGTACAGATATCTAATTATGAAGACAGGCAGAACAGTGTATCTCAACCGGCCTTAAGGCTTTTCAGGAATAAAAAGGATTATTATTATCAAGGCAGGATACATGAACAGATTTTGCCCCAAATTTTGAAAAAAAACCCCTTTTCAAAAATAGGATATACTGATCTTTTAATAAACCACTACGGTTATACCAGTCAAATGGTTGAACAGAAAAAGAAAATAGAGAGAAATATAGGCATTTTACAGCTTGAGTTAAAACACAATCCTAAAAATCCTTTTATGCGTTTTAACCTGGGAAATGAATATTACCGTCAGGGTGAATATAAACTGGCAATCTGGCAGTACAGGGCTGTTCTTGAGTCTATTGATAAGCAATTTAGTTATTACCCTTATTTAATCTTTAAATTAGCTATAGCTTACTTAGCAGGGGGATATCATCTGGAATGCAGGAGAATATTACAGGATGGTTTAAAGGAATTCCCTGATTATACTGATCTTTATTATTTATTAGGTGAAACCTATTTAAATACTGGGGATTTTGCAAAGGCTGTAGGGGTTTTCGAGAAATGTTTGGAACTGGGTGCTCCTCCTTCCCAGTATGTTTCAATAAATGGTGTAGGTACTGATAAAGCTGCCTATTACCTGGGAAAGTGTTATGAATACAACTTTAATATTGATAAAGCAATTGATTATTACCACTTAGCATTCACCCAAAACCCTACTAATAGCAATATTTTGCAGGATTTATTAGATTTATATGTTAAGTACCACAGTGAAAAGGAAATGGAAAATTTCATTAGCACAAATAGTGCTTCTCTTAGGGGTAAGGCCCTGAATTTATTACTGAAAGAGATAGTGGATTATTATCCTGGTCTTGTTATTAAAATATATGAAGAGGGGTTTTGCAGTTCAGTTGTAGAAAAAAACTATATTATTACCCAGGCCTACTGGAATAAGGGTGAATTGGATAAATTAGATGGTATTTTTAATAGTTTTTCTCCTGATGATTATCAAATAAAGGAGTTAAGCATCTTATTATATCAATATTACTGGTACAGGGGTAACAGGGAAGGGATAGTGACTTTGATTGAAACACAGGGAGAACAGGCCTACTTTAATATTAAAGAAATAGATTATCTTTTTACTGGCCGGAAAAGTCTGGGGACTGTCAAGGACTCTACTTTGTTGGAAACCCTCTATCTTTTATTAAAAAATTACCTGACAATAGCTTATCAACCTGGAATTGATAAAATACTTGATATATACCAGGGTATAATATTATCTGATAGTATGAAGATGAAGCTGGGAAAACTTCTTTTTAGAAAGGGCTGTTGGAGGGAAGCAATAGATCAATTCCTGGGACTTAAAGATCAAAAACTGGATGAAGAATCACTAAGATATCTGGCTGTAATGGTTCTAGAAGGGGATGATATGCAGGCTGCTTTTGATTTTATGCAAAAGGCTTTAACTGATCAAGAAGCCAGTTTGATAAGCTGTTTAACTTACTTGAAGTTGTTATATATCAATATAATGGATTATTGTCAAAAATCGGCCGGGGTTTTCACTGATTATCCGTATTTTACGGAGATTGAAGAAGGGATTCAAAAGGGGGTTGACAGGATTGACACTTTCAATCTGTATGATAGTCAGGGATGAAGAAGATTACCTCCCTGACTGCCTGGATAGTATTGCTGAACTGGCAGATGAGTTAATAGTTGTTGATACAGGTTCTACTGATCAGACCTTAAACATTGCTGAGAGCTATGGAGCCAGGATATTTCAGATAGATTGGGAACATAATTTTGCTGTTGCCAGAAATTATTCCCTTGCCAGAGCCAGTGGTGATTGGATATTTGTTCTTGATGCCGATGAACGACTTCCTTTGAAATTCCACAGTCGGGTCAGGGGGCTGCTGAAGAAGGCTTTAGAAAATAATATAGCGGGTTGGCTGGTCCAGATTAAAAACTACTATGGTAGTGTAAAATCTGGTGATTATGTACTTGATTCAGCCTGCCGTATTTTCCGGAACCAGGTTGAATATCGTTACAGCTCCCCCTTACATGAGGAGATGTCCCAGGTCATTCAGGAGAATGATCCCGAAGCAGTAATACTAAAGACTGATATTTACTTAGAACACCTTGGATATTTAGACCAGCTAGTCAGCGGAAAAAGGAAGAGCAGGAGGAATACCCTGATCCTTGAAAAGGCTTTAAAAAAAGCACCGTGTGACCCTTTTTTAATCTATGCCTATGGAACAGAGTTGTTTCAACAGAATAATTATCAGGGGGCTCTACAATATTATAAAAAAATCACTGCCAATCTGGCAGAATTAAGTTTTGGAGCAGATTTATTATATAAAACAGTAACTGCCTTACTGCAGCAGGAAGAATATATAAAAGGCATGAATTTACTAAAGAAAGGTCTTAAACTTTTTCCCGATTTTCAGGCATTGTGGTTTGTTAAAGGTGAATACCACCTTAGATGTAATGAATTCAAGAAGGCCATAGCTGCCTACCATAGCTGTCTACAGCTTAATAACAATAATAATAAATTTTTGGAAATAAATGGTTTGAGCTCCTTCAGGACTTATCATGCCCTGGCAAGGGTTTATGAGATGATGGGAGAAGATAGTAAGGCTATTGATTATTATTTGCAGGCCTTAAGGGAAAATCCAGGGTATCAAGCAGTAATAAATGGGCTTAAAGGATTATTAATCAAAATAAAGAAGAGGGCTATAGATTATTTAGATTTATCAAAGGTGGCTGAAAAATATGACCCTATTTATGACCTTTATAGGGAATGGCTAATGGATGGTGAGTTAAGTGAAAAAATTAAGTAAGGAATTCAAATTATTGAGTATGATGAGGGTTAAAAATGAGGAACAGTGGTTAGAGGAATCTATTATTAGTCAACTTCCACTGGTTGATAAGCTTATTATTCTGGATGATGGTTCTACTGATCAAACCCCTGAAATATGTAAGTCTTTTCCTCGCTTAGTTGAATATCACTATCAGAAAGAGAATAAGCTGGATGAGGTTAGGGATAAGAACCGTTTATTAGCCTGGGCATTAAAACACCAACCTGACTGGATACTGGCACTGGATGGGGATGAGGTCTTAGAAGAACTGGCTGGAGAAACAATTATCAGAGAGATAAGCCTACTGGACCCGCTTGCTCCACAATTTACTGTTTTTTATCTCCACTTTCTTTATATGTGGAATAAAAAAGACTATTATCGGATTGACCCCGGGATCTATAGTAATTTCTGGCAGCCTAGATTGTTTTCCCTGCATAAGCAGAATATAGGGCGCCTTTTATTTAAAAATACTGACCATGGTGGAAACTTTCACTGTGGTAGTATACCAGCTAATCTCAGATGGATTCTTCGTAAATTAGATGTCCGGGTAAAACACTATGGTTATTTTACTGCTGAACAGCGTCGGAGGAAATATGACTGGTATTGTCAGCATGATCCGCAAAAGGCCAAAACTGGTTATTATGAACACCTTATTTCAGAGGAAGGACTTATCTTAGCTAAATGGAAAGAGAGAAAGAGAAGCAGTTCAGCCAGTTTTGTTAAGGATATAGGCTATTACCAGTGCAGTAGGGAAGAGATTTTAAATTTAATCTCTGATAATAGTCAAAAGATATTAGAAATTGGTTGTGGCCATGGATTTTTAGGGAAAAAAATTAAAGAGAGATACCCGGACAGTCAGGTTATGGGGGTTGAGATTGATGAAATAGCTGGTAATGCCGCCAAAGATAGGCTTGACAGGGTGATAATTGCTGACATAGAAAAACTGATAAAACTGCCGGTTGAATATGCTTATTTTGATTGTATTATACTAGGTGATGTCCTGGAACATTTAATAGACCCCTGGCAGGTCTTACTAAAATTGAGGAGGTATTTAAAAATATCAGGGGAGTTAATTATCAGCTTACCCAATGTTAGAAACATAGGGATAATCAATAAGTTATTACAGGGAAAGTGGCGTTATACTAATGCCGGAATACTTGATTCTACCCACCTTAGATTTTTTACCTTTAAGGAGGTTAAAAGGATACTTAGGAAACTTGGTTTCAATATTAAGGCTGTTTATACAGTTGAAGGTGATAGTAGTGATTTAGTAATTCAGGGAAAGGAATCCTGGCAGGTGATAGGTGATAGTTTTGAATGGTCTCAACTTGACCAAAAGACTATTCAGGAACTCCATACAGTCCAGTTTTTAATAAGGGCTGGTAGGGAAGAACCTTTAAGAGAAGCTGGAGAAAAAGGCTTAATATCAGTTATTATACCTGTTCGAAATAATAGAGAAATTACAGAGTTGTGTATTGATAGTCTTTTTAGTTATAACCAGGAACCCCTGGAAGTGATTATTATTGATAATGATTCAGATGAACAGATGAGGAGTTATTTGTCTGGGCTGGAAGAAGAAGGGGTAAAAGTTATTAATAATGAAAAGAATTATGGTTTTCCAGCAGCATGTAATCAGGGACTTAGGATAAGCAGGGGTGAGTATATCCTCATTTTAAATAATGATGTTATTATGGGCGATAATTGCCTGGCTAATATGATGGCACATTTTGAGCGGGAAAGTAAGGCTGGAATAATAGCCCCCTGTTCAAATTATGTGGACGGGAAACAGCAGCTTATTTTGAATTATAATAGTTTAGAGGAATTTTACCAGGTATCTCGTGAATATTACTGGGAATATGAGGGTGAATATATGTTGAGTTATCGGCTGGCTGGGATTTGTCTACTGCTTAAAAGGGGAGTTATAGAAACAATTGGGGGATTTGATGAAAGGTTTTCACCAGGGAATTTTGAAGATGATGATTTTTGCCTGCGTGCTGCAGTAGCTGGGTATAAAAATATCATTGCCCGGGATGTATATGTCCATCATTTTGGGAGTATGACTTTTAAAAAGGAAGGTTTAGATTATCAACAAATAATGAAAGAAAACTGGAATAAGTTTAAAGAAAAGTGGAAAATACCCGGGGAGCTTACTGATAGACGTCAGCTTAATCTAGCTTTGATTGTTAGTAGTAATATGGGAAAAGGGGATTACTATATTCCATTATAAAGGGGTGAAAAAAGTGGGCACAAACTTTTATTTAGAAACCTATCTCCATAGATTTACTTTTTATCATTATCTTGTGGAGTTAGTTAATATACCTGAAAGCAGTAACATTGTAAAGATTAAGGATATTAAGGCCAGTGTTTTGCAGCTGGAAGATGAAAAAGTAAATGAAAATAATTTTATAATTCAAGGTATTATTGAACTGGAAATAAGTTATGTGATTGCCAATGTTGTTAAGTTTTATAATACAAGGATTACCTTTAATTTTCTTAAAGGGCTTAAGCAGTGCTATGGAGAGAAAGATGCTTGTTTTCCAGAAAACTGCGAATTATTAATTCAAGCTAGTTCAAGAGTGATTAAGAATAGTCTGTTACCTGATAATCAAGTAGAGGTAAAAATCGCTATTCTCTTTCAGGGGTGTTTTAAGGTATTTCAGGACTGTAGTTCAATCTGGAAATGTGCAGACATAGAAGTTAATTGTGTGCCTGCTTTTGAGTCCCATAAAAATGAAGATCTATCGGTAGGAAATATAGCGGAATTTACCCAAGCCTTTAATATTGCCCAAAAGGAGTTGATTACTTTTTTTGTCAAAAACAAAGGGGACTCACTGGTTAATGTTCAGCTTGAAATAAGTCCCAATGGGGTTGACTGGACAGCAGATGCTTATGAGGTAGAGATTCCACCTGGTCAGGGTGAAGCACTTGTCCTGGCAACCTTTCTAAAATACACCCGTTTAAAATATTATTCATTAAATAACAGTCTTATTGATATTTATCTCCAGACACAAGGTTAAATAACAGGAGGAGGGTATTATGAAAGCAAGAAAAATAATCTTTATTATTGGTTCCGGTAGGACTGGTACTAACTGGTTAGCTAATATTTTGCAGAGCCACCCAGCAATCAGGGCTACTATTGAAGATCCAATGATTTTTAATAGGGTGACTAAAATGGCTCTAAATCCAGCTGTTAGGGCCAAATTATTTCCAGAATTAATTCGACTTTATACCTATTATTATCAGGAAAGTAGTCCCTGTCATTATGTAGATAAAAGTCATCCTAACCTTTGGTTGGCAGAGGCTTTAGCCCTTGTGTTTCCTGACTCCCTTTTTATATCTTTAAAGCGTAACCCCTATGCTACAGTAAGTAGTATGCTGAAGCATGAGGGGGTTTTAAAGTGGCAGAGAGAATGGAAAAGGTTCCCTATACCTAATGAATTTTTAGGTATTGATCATAAAATAGCAGCTGATTATTCTAAAATGTCTATGACTGAAAAGTGTACATTAAGATGGGTAGCTCACATGAAAAAGATTGATTATCTTGCCAAAAGTAATATAAAAAACCGTATGCTTATTATTTCTTATGAGAGATTAGTGGAAAATACTATAGAAGTATTAATAAAAATAAAGAAATTTCTAGATCTATCGGAATCTTTTAATGTGCCAGTTGTAAATAAAGAAACGATTTATAAATGGCAGCAACAGCTCAGTGAGAGCCAATGTGAGGAAATCAAAGGGATTGTGGGGGAATACCAGCCCATATTTACAGAATAGTACTAAGAGTTCTATTAACAGATAATACAAAAACAAGGGAATTGTAAAAAAAGTTTGAATATTGCAGATGAATGTAGTATAATAGTACGTACAAGTAATATGATGCTTATTTGTATTTTGGATTCTGAGGTTGCACCGCAGGTACTCCGCATTTAAGTAAAGCATACAAGAACAGTTTAAGGTTGCACCACGGGCACTATATTCTCATTTGGTGTCGAGAGTTTATTAATACGCATGGTTGGGTCAGTAGCAGGTTGCTTGTTCTCTAATGATGTAATACATAAATGTTATTTTGATAAGTTGAAGATTTATAGCTGTATTAAGTTATAGGATATTTTTTTAAATTATAATGTACGAACAATTAAAAGTAAATGTGGTTTAAAATGTAGTTATATTCTTTTTTATTTTTTAATATCTTTTAATAGACTGAGTTTATTAAGCGTTAATGAAGTAAGAGAAAGGGGGATAGATTAAAGGTTGCTTTATAATTAGCTGAAAAGCAGGGATTCTTATCGATTAAGTAGAGGGTTTTATTTTGATGTAAAGGCTTATTTGCTTTTGGAGGAGTGGTAAGTTTGAGTAATAATTATCTTTTAGAAATGAAGGGTATTACAAAGAAATTCCCTGGTGTGCTGGCCTTAGACAAGGCTAGTTTTAACTTGAGAAAAGGAGAGGTCCATGCTCTGATAGGTGAAAATGGGGCAGGAAAATCTACTCTGATCAAAATACTTTCAGGAGCTTATCAGATGGATGAGGGTGTAATAATTATTAATAATGAAAAGGTAAGTATACAAAACCCTGGAAAAGCCCAGGAACTTGGTATAAGTGTTATTTATCAGGAATTCAATCTGATTCCATATTTAACTGTTGCTGAGAATATATTTCTCGGTCGTGAGTCTATGAAAAACGGGTGTTTAATAGATACAAAAGATATTATTGATAATTCCAGAAAGATTTTAGATGACCTGGATTTAGGACTTGCTCCTGATAAGATTGTTAATGAACTTGGTGTGGCTAAACAGCAAATGGTTGAAGTGGCTAAAGCCTTATCAATGAATTCTCGTATAATTGTTATGGATGAGCCTACTGCAGCCCTGGGAGACCATGAGATTGAACAGTTGTTTAAGACAATAAAAGAGCTTAAAAAAAGAGGCATTTCAATAATTTATATTTCCCACCGTATTGAGGAGTTATGGGAAATAGCAGATAGGGTTACTGTGCTACGTGATGGCCAGTATATTGCAACTACAGATATTAAAGAAATAAATAAGGATAAGTTGATCAAGCAGATGGTTGGTAGGGATTTAACAGAACAGTTCCCGGCCAGAAAGTCTGCTGTTGGCCAAGAAATATTACGGGTAGATGGCTTGTCTCAAGAAGGATTATTAAAGAATATATCATTTAATTTAAAAAAGGGTGAGGTACTCGGCTTTGCCGGTCTAGTAGGTTCGGGTCGGACAGAATTAATGAGGTGTATATTTGGTGTAGATAAATATAATGATGGCAAGATATTTATAGATAATAAAGAGGTTTCGATAAACAATCCCAAGGCTGCAATAAGACAAGGTATTGGGTTTATTACTGAAGACCGTAAAAGCCAGGGGCTTATCCTGGTCAGGTCAATCAAAGAAAATATTACTATTACTGACTTGAATCAGGTAATAGATAATGGTTTTATTAATTATAAAAAAGAGCAGAAATTAACCGAAGATTTTATCAATAAGTTAAAGATTAAGACCCCTAGTATTGAACAGGAAGTAAGGTATTTAAGTGGTGGCAACCAGCAGAAAGTTGTACTGGCCAAGTGGCTACTCCAGAAGGCTAAGATCCTTATTTTTGACGAACCGACCAGGGGGATAGATGTTGGGGCTAAAAAAGAGGTATATAACCTGATTAATAGTCTGGTCCAGAATGGTGTTGGTGTGATTATGGTTTCTTCAGAACTCCCGGAAGTAATGGGTATGAGTGATAGGATTTTAATTATGAGTCACGGTAGGATAACGGGTGAACTATCAGCCCCGGAAGCGACCCAGGAGAAAATATTAAATTATGCAACCAAGGAGTGAATTATTGATGGATAAATCTCTTAAAAAGGTAAGCAGTTCGATAGGAAAGGAATTAGGGGCCCTTACTGGTTTAATATTACTAGGTGTTATTATGTCTTTTAGTTCTCCTCACTTCCTTACTTTAACAAATTTGATGAATATCTTACGACAGTCATCATTAATCGGTATTGTTGCTGCTGGAATGACATTTATTATAATTACTGGAGGGATAGACCTTTCTGTTGGCTCTGTCCTGAGTTTATCAAGTTGTTTGACTGCTGGTATGATTGTAAACTATGGTTGGAATATCTGGTTGGCAATAATGTTAGGTTTATTAATTGGTGCACTATTTGGTTTGATTAATGGACTGTTAATTACCCAGATACCTCTACCACCGTTTATTGCTACCCTTGGTATTATGGGTGTGGCCAGAGGCCTAGCCTTTGTCTATACTGGGGGGGCCCCTATCTATACCTTTCCTGAATCATTTAAATATATCGGCCAGGGAATGATAGGTGTAATACCATTTCCGGCGATATTAATGCTGCTGGTATATTTAGTATTTTTTCTGGTGCTTAAGCGAACTAAACTAGGGCGTTATAGTTATGCTATTGGTGGAAATGAAGAAGCGGCTATTTTGTCTGGTATATCTACTGGGCGTTATAAGGCAATGGTCTATGCTATGACAGGTTTTTTGTCAGCACTGGCTGGCTTAGTACTAGCTGCCCGACTGGATGCTGCTACATCAGTTGCTGGTGACGGTTTTGAACTTGATGTAATAGCGGCTGTTGTTATTGGTGGTACTAGTTTAAGTGGTGGACAGGGTGGGGTAATTGGCTCTCTGATAGGTGCTTTAATCATGGGTGTAGTTAGAAACGGCCTGAATCTTTTATTGGTTTCTTCACACTGGCAGAGGGTAATATTGGGTTTAATTATACTTGCTGCTGTAACTGTTGATGTTTTACGCAAGAAAAGTAGTTCCAATAAGGGTTCATTATTTAGTTTTTTAAGTAGTAATTAGTTTTCTTTCACGGGGGTGGTTTATGGATAAATAATCTAAATTAGAGTGAATTAAGAAAACTAAAATTTTAAAGGAGGAATTTAAGTGAAAAAACTATTTTTGTTGTCATTGATTTTGATAGTAGTTATTAGTGGGATGGTAATGGCTGCAGGAAAAAAAGAGGTGGCAATGATTTCACCTGCCCTGACAAGTACTTTTTATCTAGCGACTAATGCAGGGGCTACTGAGGTAGCAGAAGAATTAGGTTGGGATTTGTATAAGCTGGCACCTGATAGGGAAAGTAACTTTCAAAAACAGGTAAGTATGGTAGAGGATATGATTCAGAGGGAAGTTGATGCTATTGCCCTTTGTGCTATTAATGATAAAGCAGTAGTTTCTGCTGTAAAAAAGGCTAATGAAGCTGGTATTCCTGTTTTTGTATTTAATTCATTAACAGAACTGCCTGGAGGTAAGGTTGAGGCTTATGTTGGTTATGACCAGAGGGCTGGAGGACGCAAAGTGGGCCTGAAAGCAGTAGATTTACTTCATAGTAAGTACGGAGAATTAAAAGGTAAAATAGTTATTTTAGAGGGTGTTCCAGGATACCATACTACTGAAAGAAAAGGTGGTTTTATGGAAATCCTCGAAAAATTCCCTGAAATAGAAATTGCAGCTTCCCAACCGGCTGACTGGGAAAGAGAAAAAGGGATGAATGTAACCGAAAATCTTTTGCAGGCTATCCCGGATCTTGACCTGGTCTTTGGTTGTAGTGATGCAATGGCTCAGGGGGCTGCCCAGGCTGCCAGGTCTATGAATAAAGATATCTATACGATTGGTATTGATGGCAACCCTGATGCCATTGAAGATGTAAGTAAAGATAGGCTAACTGGTACCTTAGCTGTGTTCCCGACAGAAATGGGTAGAATAACTATCAGGGCAATTAAAGATTATTTTGATGGTAAAGATGTTCCTCAGTTTATTAAAACTCCTACAGAAATTGTTGATGAAGATAACTGGGATACTATAGAATAATATTTCAACTAAATAATATGAAAAATGGGAGCTGTTTTTTGGCTCCCATTTTTTATACTTGCTAGAGAATGTGTAATTTAATATAATAATAGATAACTAGGGACATTATATAGATAACATAATAATTATGGAGGGTAATATGTCAATAATAAGTTTTTTGAAATTAGTGGAGATTCAAACCAAGGTGGCTAGTCTAATACCATTTTTACTGGGGACTGTGTTTGCCCTTTATCGTTATGAACAATTTAATACTAAAAACTTTTTATTTATGTTTATTTCCCTATTGGCCTTTGATATGGCGGCAACAGCTATTAATAACTACTATGACTATAAAAATGCAGTCAAGAAATATGGATATAACTATGAACAGCATAATGCTATTAGCAGAGATGATCTTAGTGAACGTTCAGTAATAATTGTGGTAACAGTTTTACTAAATATTGCAATTCTGGCCGGGGTGTTTTTATTTGCTAACAGCGATTCTGTTGTACTTATACTGGGGGTTATTTCTTTTTTGGTAGGTATTTTTTATTCCTTTGGTCCGGTTCCAATTTCCAGGATGCCTCTGGGGGAGTTTTTTTCAGGCTTTTTCATGGGATTTATTATAGTTTTTATTGCCGTTTATATACATGTTTATGACCAGGGTATTATTAGTATTTTAGTTAAT
This window contains:
- a CDS encoding ABC transporter permease — protein: MDKSLKKVSSSIGKELGALTGLILLGVIMSFSSPHFLTLTNLMNILRQSSLIGIVAAGMTFIIITGGIDLSVGSVLSLSSCLTAGMIVNYGWNIWLAIMLGLLIGALFGLINGLLITQIPLPPFIATLGIMGVARGLAFVYTGGAPIYTFPESFKYIGQGMIGVIPFPAILMLLVYLVFFLVLKRTKLGRYSYAIGGNEEAAILSGISTGRYKAMVYAMTGFLSALAGLVLAARLDAATSVAGDGFELDVIAAVVIGGTSLSGGQGGVIGSLIGALIMGVVRNGLNLLLVSSHWQRVILGLIILAAVTVDVLRKKSSSNKGSLFSFLSSN
- a CDS encoding sugar ABC transporter substrate-binding protein, which produces MKKLFLLSLILIVVISGMVMAAGKKEVAMISPALTSTFYLATNAGATEVAEELGWDLYKLAPDRESNFQKQVSMVEDMIQREVDAIALCAINDKAVVSAVKKANEAGIPVFVFNSLTELPGGKVEAYVGYDQRAGGRKVGLKAVDLLHSKYGELKGKIVILEGVPGYHTTERKGGFMEILEKFPEIEIAASQPADWEREKGMNVTENLLQAIPDLDLVFGCSDAMAQGAAQAARSMNKDIYTIGIDGNPDAIEDVSKDRLTGTLAVFPTEMGRITIRAIKDYFDGKDVPQFIKTPTEIVDEDNWDTIE
- the menA gene encoding 1,4-dihydroxy-2-naphthoate polyprenyltransferase, with amino-acid sequence MSIISFLKLVEIQTKVASLIPFLLGTVFALYRYEQFNTKNFLFMFISLLAFDMAATAINNYYDYKNAVKKYGYNYEQHNAISRDDLSERSVIIVVTVLLNIAILAGVFLFANSDSVVLILGVISFLVGIFYSFGPVPISRMPLGEFFSGFFMGFIIVFIAVYIHVYDQGIISILVNEGITWIGLDFEEIVYLFLVSIPAVMGIANIMLANNICDIEDDIENRRYTLPVYIGKKDALILFKYLYYIIYFIIIVSVFLNILSPIVLLTLLTLLVVVKNIKLFSQKQSKADTFVLSVKNFVLINLVYLLTIGVSI